AACTTGAGCGCCCGCACGTCGTCAAGGCAGTGGTTGCACACGACGGACGCGCGCTGTATTTCAGCCGGTCCGTGATCCCTTTCACACGAAACCAGCCTGACGGGTTGATTCACAACCGTCATCTCGGAATTTACGGTTTCCGAAGTGACGTCCTGAAAGAGCTTGTCAAACTGCCTCCGTCTCCGCTTGAGAAAGTGGAGAGCCTCGAGCAATTGCGTTGGCTGGAAGCGGGTTACTCCATTCACACGGTAGCAGTCCAGAGCGATTCCTCCGGCATCGACACACCTGAAGATTTGCAGAACCTTTCTCTCCGAAATTACTGACTTAAGACTATGGCACCGCAAAAAAAATCTCGTAAGAGCATCCGCGCGAAATATGTGTTTATCACCGGCGGTGTGGTGTCATCGCTGGGAAAGGGTATCGCATCGGCGTCGATCGGCAGGTTGCTCAAAGCTCGCGGAATGCGAGTGTCGATGATGAAGCTCGATCCATACATTAACGTGGATCCGGGAACGATGAATCCGTTTCAGCACGGCGAGGTGTATGTCACCGAGGACGGCGCTGAAACGGATCTTGATTTAGGGCACTACGAGCGCTTCATCGACGAAGACATGTCGCGGGCGAACAACGCGACGACTGGCCAGATTTATCACACGGTAATATCGAAAGAGCGTAAGGGTGACTATCTTGGCGCGACGGTTCAGGTGATTCCGCACATCACGGGCGAAATCATTGAACGGATGGAAGCGGTTACACGCGGACAAAAGCATTTCGACGTCGTGTTGGTCGAGGTTGGCGGCACAGTCGGCGACATCGAAAGTTTGCCGTACCTCGAAGCGATCCGCCAGTTCGGACTTGAGCTTGGACCGAAGAATTGCGTTTACATTCACCTGACTTTGGTCCCGTTCATCCAAACGGCACGCGAAGTGAAAACCAAACCGACTCAGCACTCTGTCAAAGAACTGCGCGAGATTGGTGTGCAGCCGGACTTGCTCTTGTGCCGGACGGACCGTCCGCTTGACAAAAAAGTCAAGGACAAAATTGCGCTGTTCTGCAATGTCAGTCGCGAAGACGTTTTTGACGTGCCGGATGTGGACACCGTTTATGAGCTGCCGCTCTTGCTCGAACGCGAAGGCATGGGCAAGCGCATACTTACGCTGCTCGGTCTGAGGGCGAAAGACCCCGAGTTTTCGCAATGGCAATCCGTTGTTCGAAAGATCAAGCATCCGACCAAGCACGTGAAGATCGCAATCGCCGGCAAGTATGTTGAGGTTCGTGATTCGTACAAGTCGATCATCGAGTCGTTCATTCATGCGGGGGCACATCACGGCGCAAACGTCGAATTGAAATGGATCGAAGCCGAAGAATTCGAGAGTGGCGACGCGCGTGAACTGATGGCTGGTTGCAGCGGACTCTTGGTCCCGGGCGGCTTCGGAGAACGCGGCATCGAGGGGAAGATTGCCGCCGTGGGGCACGCTCGAATGAAGAACATACCGTTTTTTGGAATATGCTTGGGAATGCAGGCGGCTGTGATTGAGTATGCCCGCAGCGTTTGCGGACTTAAGCGCGCGAACTCAACGGAGTTTGCACCGACCACCAAGCATCCGGTGATTGATTTGCTTCCCGATCAACGCGGACTGAAGCAAAAGGGCGCGACGATGCGGCTGGGCAGCTATCCGTGCTTTTTGCTGCGCGGATCGAAGGCGCATGCGGCCTTTGGATCGGACGCAATCACCGAACGGCATCGCCACAGATTTGAAGTGAACAACAGATACCGCGAGCAGCTTGAGCAAAACGGCCTGGTATGTTCAGGCGTATGGCCGGGAGGTGATCTGGTCGAGATCATCGAATTGCCGGGACACCCGTGGTTTCTGGCGGTGCAGTTTCACCCGGAATTGAAAAGTCGTCCGACACATCCACATCCTCTGTTCAGGGATTTTGTGGGCGCGTGCTTGGAATATGGTGAGCCGAAAGCGAAAGAGCATGCTTCGGCGAAGAAACTTGAAACAGTAACAGAGGAGTAGGAGTGGAGCGCACCCACAAGGCGACGCTCATTCCCGGTGACGGTATCGGCCCGTCGATCTCCGAGGCCGCAGTGGCCATTATGGAGGCGACGGGCGTTGTCATTCAGTGGGAAGTATGTCATGCCGGCTTAGCTGCCATCGCCAACGGCAAGGATCCGTTGCCGAAGGAGACCGCGGATTCGATTGACCGTACGGGCGTAGTGCTCAAAGGACCGATCACCACTCCGGTGGGTGGCGGTTACAAGAGCGTCAACGTCTCGTTGAGACAGAAATACGATCTCTACGCGAATTTGCGGCCTTGCCGTTCATTCGAAGGATTGGTGACGCCTTTTCCGAACACGGACATAGTCGTCGTCCGCGAGAATACGGAAGGACTTTATACCGGTCAAGAAATGTACGTCGATCCGGACAAGCGCGCGGCGATAGTCGTCGCCTGCAATACGCGCTCGTCGATGGACCGTGTGTGCAAATACACGTTCGAGTGGGCGCGTGCCAACGGACGAAAGAAAGTCACGTGTATTCACAAGGCGAACATCCTAAAAGTTTTCTCCGGAATATTTCTTGAGAGCTTTCGCGAAATTTCCAAGGGCTATCCCGAGCTTGCCGCGGACGAAAAAATCATCGACGCCGCAAGCATGGAAATGGTTCGCAAGCCTCATATCTTCGACGTCGTCGTAACGACGAACTTATTCGGCGATATTATTTCTGACTTGACGGCGGGATTGGTTGGAGGATTGGGCGTTGCGCCCGGCGCAAATTACGGAGACAAAGTCGCGATTTTTGAAGCGATTCACGGCAGCGCGCCAGACATCGCAGGCAAGGGAATTGCCAATCCGATTTCGCTCGTGCTGGCGGGAGCGATGATGCTGAAGCACATCGGCGAAGATCAAGCGTCCGAAAGTGTGAACACTGCTGTCCGCGCCGTGATCAAGGAAGGCAAGTACCTGACGCCTGATCTATTACAGGGATCGAAGTACGGCACGGCAGATTTGACGAAGGCCATCATTGACAAGCTCGATTGACATAGGCGGCGAGTTTTATCCGCTCGCAATCATCGCAGGGCCGTGTGTTATCGAATCGGAAGATCTCTGTCTGTACGTCGCGGAAGAGCTTGCGGGAATTGCTGTGCGGACGGGAGTGTTGCCGATATTTAAGGCGAGTTTCGACAAAGCGAACCGCACGTCCGTGACGAGTTTCCGAGGACCGGGATTGGAAGAAGGTCTAAGGATATTAGAGAAGGTGCGCAGTACGAGCGGATTGCCTGTTACGACAGACATACATTTGCCGGAGCAAGCGGCGCCTGCAAGCGAAGTCGTGGACATTCTGCAAATCCCGGCCTTTTTGTGCCGCCAAACGGATATGCTTGTCGCCGCTGGTAAGACAGGGAAGGCCGTAAATGTCAAGAAGGGCCAGTTTGTCGCTCCGGAAGACATGAAATACGCGGCTGACAAGATAGCATCGACGGGCAACGGCAAGATTTTGTTTACCGAACGCGGCGCAAATTTCGGATATCGCGATCTTGTCGTGGACATGCGTTCGTTGGTAATCATGTCCGAGATTGGATTCCCCGTGATTTTCGACGCGACGCACAGCGTACAGAAAATGGGCGGACAAGGCGGAGGCGTGTCCGGAGGATCTCCGAAGTATATCGGCCCGCTCTCTCGAGCGGCCGTCGCCACCGGTGCAGTGTCCGGTGTTTTCGTTGAAACACATCCGAATCCGTCGCATGCTCTTTCCGACGGGGCGAATATGCTGCCGTTGCCGGAACTTGAAACGTTGGTCAGTAGTCTGGTGAGAGTCGTTGAATCATTGAAAGAGAATCCTAAATGAGCACCGGACGTGACAAGATTCGCTTGAAGGACATTCAGATTTATGCTTACCACGGCGCTCTAGAAGAAGAACGACGGTTAGGCCAACTGTTTGAACTCGACTGTGAAGTGACGGGAGATTTTGGTCGCGGCGGCAGTGGCGACGATTTGCATTGGACTGTTGACTACACGCTTTTATATCAAGAAGTAAGTAGCGTGTTTTTGGCAAAGTCCTATCAATTGCTTGAAACGTGCGGTGCCGAATTGGCGATGGCCGTCTTGGCGAAATTTAGCAGTGTCGACGAAGTGGTTATTCGTGTCAGGAAACCACACGTCCCAATGGGGGGAGTAATAGGAGGCGTAGAAGTAGAGATCGCAAGAAAACGAATCCATGATTAACTACGCCTACGTGGCATTCGGTTCCAACGAAGGTGACCGAATCAAGAATCTCGCGGAAGTGATGAAGGAGTTTGGCCAGCGCGGGATACACCTGCGGAGAATGGCCAAGCTCTATGCATCAAAACCGGCGGAAAGCGTAGCAGGCGAGATTTTCTTGAATACGGTTTTGGAATGCGGGAAGTCCGCGTCGATAGAGACGTTTTTCGAAGTACTTCAAAGAATCGAATTGTCATTAGGGAGCCTCAACAAGAAAAACGGGGCGAGCAGGACTTGTGATCTTGATCTCTTATTGTGGGGTAACTTGACGAGTGACTCTATAGACCTGACGATTCCTCATCCTCGTATAGCCCAACGGGATTTTGTTCTCCGCCCGTTGTGCGATTTGATCCCAGATGAGATTATGCCCGGAACGATGAAACGATTCTCGGAATTGCTTGCGGAGTGCAAAACCGAGTTCGTACTAAGAGTGGTGGAGCGGTAAGCGAGTTGAAAACTTCACATCGTTACATAGCGATCGAAGGTGTAATCGGGGTCGGCAAGACGTCGCTGGCTCGGATACTCTCCGAGAAGCTCAACGGGAGGTTAATCCTCGAAAACCACGACGAGAATCCTTTTTTAGCTCAGTTTTACAAGGATCCGCGTCACTTCGCCTTTCAGACTCAGATGTTTTTCTTGTTGTCGCGGTTTCGTCAGCAGCAAGAATTACCGGAACCGGATTTCTTTCATTCGACGTTGATATCCGACTATATTTTCCCGAAGGACCGCATTTTCGCGTACATCAATCTCAGCGAAAACGAGTTGAATTTGTACGAGAAGGTCATGGCGCTGATGGAAATGCGGGTCCGCAAGCCTGACATCGTTGTATATCTCCAAAGTTCAACCGAGCGGTTGATGCGCAACATACGTACGCGCAGCCGCCCGTACGAGCGCGAAATGTCCGAGGAGTACATTCGCACGTTGAACGAAGGATACAACCACTACTTCTTCAATTACGAAGAAACTCCACTGCTAATCGTAAATACGACGCAGCTTGATTTTGTGAACAATGCCGACCATCTTGCGGCGATAACGGCGGAGATTGAACGTGAGCAGCTCGGCACACGCTACTTCAACCCGGTGGATATTTAGAATGCTTAGAATGCTCTTGACGGTAATCGCGGCTGTGTTAGCAGTGAAGGTACTGCTGAACATGCTTCGGCCCAAAAAGCAGGAGCCAACCGTAAAAGGCAGACCGACGAAATCGTCCGTAACGGACCGCCGTTTGGAAGACATCGAAGACGCCGATTTCAAAGAGATTAAATAGTCATGCGAGATATTGTTAGCACATCCGATGCGCCTGCGGCGATCGGGCCATACAGTCAGGCCGTGAAGGCCGGCGGCTCCCTGCTTTTCACAGCCGGTCAAATTCCGCTGGACCCCAAAACAATGGAAGTCGTCGGTGCAACGGCCGCGGAACAATGCGCACAGGTAATGAAGAACCTTGCCGCGGTACTTGAAGCCGCTGGAACAACTTTCGAGCGAGTCGTGAAGACGACGATCTTTCTTAAGTCAATGGGCGATTTCGCGTCGGTTAACGAAGTTTACGCGAAGTATTTCCCGAGCGCACCTCCCGCTCGCAGCACGGTAGCGGTTGCGGGATTGCCGAAGGATGTATTGGTAGAAATCGAATGCGTCGCGCTTCTGCCTTCGGGCTGGTAGTCTGTCTTCTGATATGTTCGGCCGCGGCGAGTGCGCAGACAATCGACCGCGCCAAACCTATGAAGAGCACGACGGGCGCGGTCTTTCGTTCGCTTGCAGTTCCGGGATGGGGTCAATGGTACAATGAGTCGCGCATCAAGTCGGTGACTTTTTTCGCCTTCGAGTCTCTTTTTATTTACGGCATTCTTAAGAACAATAGTTCAATGATGGCGGCGAAGCGCGCCGATGCGACCGTGCCGTTCCGTTACGATCCGGAGCATCGCGGACTTGGTGTACCGGAGAGAATAGATACTTATGTTCCCGTTTTTGTGCGCGACACTTTTCGGGAAGAACATTTCTTTCGTAGCAGCCGCAACAAATTGGTTTGGTGGCTGGTTGGCATGAAGCTCCTTTCCATGGGAGATGCCTACGTGGACGCACAGCTTTATAAAATTGACATCTCGCCTGACCTTTCGTTGCTTGACGACGACGGCTTTTTGTTAGGCGCCACAATTAGATTTTAGTAATTACAAAAATGGCTTTGCTTGACCGCTTTGTCGTTGCCGCGATGCCCTACGTGCCGAAAATTATGGTGCGAAAAGTGGCTTCGAAATATATCGCAGGCGAATCCCTCGACGACGCGATGAACGTCGTACAGGACTTGAATGCGCGCGGGATGCACGCGACCGTAGACGTGCTGGGTGAATTCGTAAGTGATCCGCAGCTCGCGTCGCGGGACGTGGAATCGTACTTGAAATTGATTGACGCGATTGCCGATCGGAAACTGAAATCCGGGGTGTCGGTCAAACTAACCGCAGTCGGACTTTCGATTAGCCCGAAAATCGCGCGGGACAATGTGAAGCGCATGATCGACGCCGCCGCGAAGCACGATATCTTCGTGCGCATCGACATGGAGGATTCTCCTTATACGACGGAAACTCTGGCGATTTACGAAGAATTCCGAAAGGAAGCCCGGATTGGTATTGTTGTGCAGGCCTACCTGAAAAGAACTGCCGACGACGTAAAGAGGCTGATGGACGGCGGGCCGACAAACATTCGGTTGTGCAAAGGAATATACGTCGAGCCTGAAGCCGTCGCATTCAAAGACCGCAAGGCGATTCAGGACAATTTCCTGAAATTGCTCGAGTTGATGTTTGATGGCGGTGCCTTGGTCGGCATCGCGACACATGACCGCTACCTGGTTGAACAGTCTGAGTTGATGCTCAAAGCACGCGGCATGAATTCTGCACAGTATGAGTACCAAATGCTGTTGGGAGTTTTGCCGGAATTGCGCGATGAGATTGTCAAGCGCGGTCACAGGATGCGCGTATACGTACCGTTTGGCGACGCTTGGTACGGATACTCCACGCGCCGCCTGAAGGAAAATCCCGCGTTGGCGGGCTATGTTTTCAAGAGCCTGTTCAAGGCTGGCTAATAACGAAATCCGCTTCGAAATAAACGAGGCAGAAGTCGGGTCACCGCGAAGAATCGTATGGTGACCCTCTCTCTGAGAAGCTATGACTATCCGGGAAGAGTGGTTGAACACGATTACTTGCGGCGATTGCTTTGAAATGATTCAGCAATTGCCGGATGAATCGGTTGATCTGGTTGTCACAGATCCGCCGTACGGGATTGACTACCAGTCAAACCGTCGCACGGCGAGACAAAAGCTGCCGAAGTTTG
This region of Calditrichota bacterium genomic DNA includes:
- a CDS encoding CTP synthase; this encodes MAPQKKSRKSIRAKYVFITGGVVSSLGKGIASASIGRLLKARGMRVSMMKLDPYINVDPGTMNPFQHGEVYVTEDGAETDLDLGHYERFIDEDMSRANNATTGQIYHTVISKERKGDYLGATVQVIPHITGEIIERMEAVTRGQKHFDVVLVEVGGTVGDIESLPYLEAIRQFGLELGPKNCVYIHLTLVPFIQTAREVKTKPTQHSVKELREIGVQPDLLLCRTDRPLDKKVKDKIALFCNVSREDVFDVPDVDTVYELPLLLEREGMGKRILTLLGLRAKDPEFSQWQSVVRKIKHPTKHVKIAIAGKYVEVRDSYKSIIESFIHAGAHHGANVELKWIEAEEFESGDARELMAGCSGLLVPGGFGERGIEGKIAAVGHARMKNIPFFGICLGMQAAVIEYARSVCGLKRANSTEFAPTTKHPVIDLLPDQRGLKQKGATMRLGSYPCFLLRGSKAHAAFGSDAITERHRHRFEVNNRYREQLEQNGLVCSGVWPGGDLVEIIELPGHPWFLAVQFHPELKSRPTHPHPLFRDFVGACLEYGEPKAKEHASAKKLETVTEE
- a CDS encoding isocitrate/isopropylmalate dehydrogenase family protein, with amino-acid sequence MERTHKATLIPGDGIGPSISEAAVAIMEATGVVIQWEVCHAGLAAIANGKDPLPKETADSIDRTGVVLKGPITTPVGGGYKSVNVSLRQKYDLYANLRPCRSFEGLVTPFPNTDIVVVRENTEGLYTGQEMYVDPDKRAAIVVACNTRSSMDRVCKYTFEWARANGRKKVTCIHKANILKVFSGIFLESFREISKGYPELAADEKIIDAASMEMVRKPHIFDVVVTTNLFGDIISDLTAGLVGGLGVAPGANYGDKVAIFEAIHGSAPDIAGKGIANPISLVLAGAMMLKHIGEDQASESVNTAVRAVIKEGKYLTPDLLQGSKYGTADLTKAIIDKLD
- the kdsA gene encoding 3-deoxy-8-phosphooctulonate synthase; the encoded protein is MTSSIDIGGEFYPLAIIAGPCVIESEDLCLYVAEELAGIAVRTGVLPIFKASFDKANRTSVTSFRGPGLEEGLRILEKVRSTSGLPVTTDIHLPEQAAPASEVVDILQIPAFLCRQTDMLVAAGKTGKAVNVKKGQFVAPEDMKYAADKIASTGNGKILFTERGANFGYRDLVVDMRSLVIMSEIGFPVIFDATHSVQKMGGQGGGVSGGSPKYIGPLSRAAVATGAVSGVFVETHPNPSHALSDGANMLPLPELETLVSSLVRVVESLKENPK
- the folB gene encoding dihydroneopterin aldolase — translated: MSTGRDKIRLKDIQIYAYHGALEEERRLGQLFELDCEVTGDFGRGGSGDDLHWTVDYTLLYQEVSSVFLAKSYQLLETCGAELAMAVLAKFSSVDEVVIRVRKPHVPMGGVIGGVEVEIARKRIHD
- the folK gene encoding 2-amino-4-hydroxy-6-hydroxymethyldihydropteridine diphosphokinase — its product is MINYAYVAFGSNEGDRIKNLAEVMKEFGQRGIHLRRMAKLYASKPAESVAGEIFLNTVLECGKSASIETFFEVLQRIELSLGSLNKKNGASRTCDLDLLLWGNLTSDSIDLTIPHPRIAQRDFVLRPLCDLIPDEIMPGTMKRFSELLAECKTEFVLRVVER
- a CDS encoding deoxynucleoside kinase, with translation MKTSHRYIAIEGVIGVGKTSLARILSEKLNGRLILENHDENPFLAQFYKDPRHFAFQTQMFFLLSRFRQQQELPEPDFFHSTLISDYIFPKDRIFAYINLSENELNLYEKVMALMEMRVRKPDIVVYLQSSTERLMRNIRTRSRPYEREMSEEYIRTLNEGYNHYFFNYEETPLLIVNTTQLDFVNNADHLAAITAEIEREQLGTRYFNPVDI
- a CDS encoding RidA family protein, whose amino-acid sequence is MRDIVSTSDAPAAIGPYSQAVKAGGSLLFTAGQIPLDPKTMEVVGATAAEQCAQVMKNLAAVLEAAGTTFERVVKTTIFLKSMGDFASVNEVYAKYFPSAPPARSTVAVAGLPKDVLVEIECVALLPSGW
- a CDS encoding proline dehydrogenase family protein, with the translated sequence MALLDRFVVAAMPYVPKIMVRKVASKYIAGESLDDAMNVVQDLNARGMHATVDVLGEFVSDPQLASRDVESYLKLIDAIADRKLKSGVSVKLTAVGLSISPKIARDNVKRMIDAAAKHDIFVRIDMEDSPYTTETLAIYEEFRKEARIGIVVQAYLKRTADDVKRLMDGGPTNIRLCKGIYVEPEAVAFKDRKAIQDNFLKLLELMFDGGALVGIATHDRYLVEQSELMLKARGMNSAQYEYQMLLGVLPELRDEIVKRGHRMRVYVPFGDAWYGYSTRRLKENPALAGYVFKSLFKAG